The following proteins are encoded in a genomic region of Oscillospiraceae bacterium:
- the raiA gene encoding ribosome-associated translation inhibitor RaiA, whose protein sequence is MKANFVARKFNITEDVKDAFLKKFKRFDRFFPEDTEITATVKEEGNKVKVELTIVDKGYFYRAEESAADPVSAVDLCMDIIEGQIRKYKTKLEKRLRAGAFDGVQDDFDDEESEINIAHVKKFLYKPMSAEEAILQMNMLGHQFYVFKDEDTDAVCVVYKRNKEGEYGLIEPVE, encoded by the coding sequence ATGAAAGCTAATTTTGTTGCAAGAAAGTTCAATATCACCGAGGATGTTAAAGATGCTTTTCTCAAAAAGTTCAAACGCTTTGACAGATTTTTCCCCGAGGATACCGAAATCACCGCTACCGTCAAGGAGGAGGGCAACAAGGTCAAGGTAGAGCTCACAATAGTTGACAAGGGCTATTTTTACCGTGCAGAGGAATCGGCGGCAGACCCCGTCAGTGCAGTGGATCTTTGCATGGATATAATAGAGGGACAGATAAGGAAATATAAAACCAAGCTGGAAAAAAGGCTTCGCGCAGGTGCATTTGATGGTGTACAGGATGATTTTGATGATGAGGAGAGCGAAATTAACATAGCCCACGTGAAAAAATTTCTCTACAAGCCTATGAGTGCCGAGGAAGCAATATTACAGATGAATATGCTGGGGCATCAGTTTTATGTTTTCAAGGACGAGGACACCGACGCAGTATGCGTGGTATACAAGAGAAATAAAGAAGGCGAGTACGGTCTTATCGAACCGGTTGAATAG